In the genome of Candidatus Kapaibacterium sp., the window GTCAAACTACTTAACGATTCGCAATTTCCGCGGTATTGACGAAGGGGAATACTACGCTGTAATCGAGGGTCTATGCGGTACTGTTCAAACTAAGTACATGAACATGGAATTGGAACAACTCGGCATTGCATTCACACAACAACCTGAAAACGCGACAGAATGTGTCAACTCCGATGTTACATTGGAAGCGATGGCGACTACTCAAAGCACAAAAAATATTATTTATCGTTGGTCAAAAGATGCTACGCCATTAACTGACAACGCTAAATATAGCGGGACTATGACTCGTAGCTTGACTATCAAGGGAATCGATGCCGATGATGCAGGTACTTATTCTGTTACTGCAACATTAGAAGGCACTACTGTATCTCTAAAATCTGCTGAAGCAGTTGTAGCTGCGCTTTTGGGTCCGACAATAACAGAAGACCTCGAAGACATTGAAGTTGAAGAAGGCGAACAAATCATGCTTCAAATCGTAGCTGTAAGCAACCCTAACGAAGTATTGAACTATATTTTATATTTATCAGGCGAAAGTATTTACTCAGGTACTGCAATTTCAGGCGAGCCCATTGTTTGGACTAAGGACAATGCTCAACCTGAAGACGCCGGTTTTTATATGTTCATGGTTACAAACAATTGCGGTGATGTGGAATCAGAACAAATAGAAGTTGCAGTTACATCAGGTACAACCGATGTAACTGACGTTAGTTCCGGCGGATACATACTGTCAGCACCAACACCGAATCCTGTCAATGGCGATGCACAAGTAAGCTATTACGTGCCTGTAAGCGCCCAAGTAAGAGTATCGTTGACAGATGCAATCGGCTCGAAAGCAATCGAACTATCCAATGAATACAAAGCAATCGGACAGTACAATTTGAACATTAATTCAAGCACTTTGAATTTGACATCAGGAACTTATTTCTTGATTCTCGAATCGAACGGCAAGAGATTGATGCAAAAAGTATCGGTTGTTAAGTAACAAGTATTACATAAATTACTAAAAAAGGGGCTTTACAGCCCCTTTTTTTATGGTATTTGTGAGATTATTGATAAAACACAAAATATTGATAAATTTTCATAGAAAACTGTTTGTTTTTCTGTAATTTTTATTTATATTGCTACTTGGATATTATAGTTAAGAAGAAAACAATTTAGTTGTTGCAAACTTAATAATTTGTATTAGATGAATATGCCATTAAAAGAATACTAATATTTACTAATTTTATGAGGTGTTTTATGTTTAAATTTAGACTTTCTGCAACACTGATTTTGGTCGGCTTGTTTTTTGCCATTTTCGGAGCAATGACAAATCGAGCTGATGCTCAGGATTATTGTGAACCAAGTTATTCTGATGCAGGTATTTACATGTGGATTTCTTCAGTTGAAATGACAACTCCATTCGGAAAAATGTCAAATACTGCCGGAGCAACTGCAAAACCGGGATATACTTATTACGATAAGTTTACAACTAACGCAAAAAGAGGTGACAGGGTTGATTTCCTTGTAAAATTCTACAGTAGTTATCCTCAGGAAATGGCGATTTTCGTAGATTGGGACCAAGACGGAGAGTTCTCAAAAAGTGAAATGGTGATTTACACAGACTATTCGTATAGTGGTGGCGGATATCAAGGCTACTTTACGGTACCTGATGATGTCAAAACCGGAGTAACACGAATGAGAATAATGACTGAATACTCATACATGGGCCAAATGCCAACTGACCCATGTTATACTTCATATGCCTACGGTGAATGTGAAGACTATAATTTCAAAGTTTTACCAAATGCACCTGATGCGCAAGTCACAGCAATTACTTCGCCTACAAAGCCTTGGAGAATAGGAAATTCACCTATAAATGTTACATTGCGAAACAATAACGAATATATAATGAAAGACTGTAAACTTGATTGGTACGTAAACGACCAATTCCAAGGTACATACAATTGGACTGGCACATTGGATGATGGTCAATCAACAACTGTTAATATTGGTAACTTTGATTTTGATTACCCGGCAGATGGACCATATGGACCATTTGAAGTTAAAGTAATCACAAGAAATCCAAACGGATACGAAAAAGATGAAGACCCAAGCAATGACCAATATATAAGCTATATTACTCCAATTTTGAACGATGTCGGGGTTGTAGGCTTTTTTGGTCCGCCCGAAGGTTTTGGACCCGGTGTCACTCAAGTTAGAGCACGCGTACGTAATTATGCACCAAAACCATTGACAAGTGTGACAATTAATTGGTCTATGGATGGAGTTGACCAAACACCTGTTACTTTGACCGGACTAAATATTCCTCGTGATGAACATGCAGACTTAGTTCTCGGAACATATAATTTTTATGTAAAAACACCATTAGGACCATTTGCTGTTGAATGTGTTACGTCTAACCCGAATGGAGTAGCAGATGAAGACGCTGCTAATGATAAATATGTCGGCGGTATAGGTCCATCTCTCGCAGCCGGAAAATATTTCATTGGTGCTACTAATTCACAATTTTCTTCACCTGCGGAAGCAGCATCATACATCAACTCAAGCGGTGTGTTTGGACCCGGCAAAGTGACATTTGAAATACGTCCCGGTACTTATACAGGCCAAGTTGTGTTGAACAGCCCACTTCCGAATAAAAATGAAATTGAATTCATCGGTGGCTCAAATTTCCCTGAAAATGTAGTATTGGCTGGAAATCCGACTGCTCAGAATAACTTTGTTGTTTTGTTGGACGGTTTGGATAACATCACTTTCCGCAACATGACTATTCGGAACAATAATGATGCAAGTTCAGGAGCCGGCATAATTGTTTCGGCTAAGAATGTAAAAGGCTTGAATCTGCAAAGTGTTAATTTCTTTGGTGTTGCTAATTCACCAAGATACAATGCCGGATATGCTATTATGAATATGAGTAACTCATCACCGGTAAATATAACTCACTGCAGCTTTAATGGTGGTTCTGTTGGATTTTATAATGCAGTAAGCAGCTTTAACAATCCAACAATAAATGTGAAAAATTCCAATTTCATGAATTTCTCATGGCTTGGTATTCACAACCAAATCATGCCAAACGTTGTTGGTAGTAATGTTGAATTCTCTTTCAACCGATTTGATTATACCTCGGGTACTGTTCCTGTCGGCGCTATTGCATCGTGGAATTCTACTACTATTGCAAATAACGAATTTTCCGGTATCAGCGGTACAGGCGCACCAAACGAAGCTGTGATTTATGTTAACCATACTTCGCAAAGCCTTAGTAATCCGGCTGAAATTTTGTCAAATACGATTGTCGGATGTACTAATATTAACGGTATTTACGCTGTTGGTGCACACACATTGATTGATAAAAACTATGTCAATATCAGTCAATCAGTCAATTATGGTTATGCACTTGTAAAAGCGGAAAACGCTTCCGGCGCCATTGGAAACAACCAATTGTTAGGCTCGAACATTTACGGGATGAATTTAATCAACTCACCGGAATTGGGTATCTTCTATAATTCGGTAGTAACTGAAAGTAGTTTCTATCCTACCATTATGTCAAGCAGTGCAGGTAGCATCATGAGAAATATTTTCATGAATATTGGAACTGCTTCCGTACTTCAAGTTGGGATGGTTGAAAATTCAAATCAAAATATTTTCTATACTAACGGCGAAACTTTGATTTCAGATAACGGTGTAAATCGTGATTTGCCATCATGGCAAGAAGAAGGCTACGACCAAGATTCACATTTTGAATTCACCGAATTCATTAGTACATCAGATTTGCATGTTAAGGTATATTCACCAAACTTGCTATTTGGTACTCCACTTTTCGATTACACTGATGGCTATGCACATACTGTCGAATTATCAGATTTTGACGGCTCAATAAGAAACTCCTACTTTGCAGGTTCACACGAATTATTGATGGAAGTTGCATTGATAACTCAAAGCGAAGGTATCGTAAATTGCGTTAATTCCACAGACAATTACATTTCGGTTACTTCAGCAATTGGTTACGATGCTCCGATGAATTACCAATGGTACAAAGACGGCGTTCCGGTGCCGGGTGCTACTGAACCGATTTTGTTCTTCAATGATTTGCAACATCATCAAGCAGGTCTCTATCATGCACGTATCGGCGGTCCGGGTGCGACTCCTCGTATTTATTCTGCTCCTGTTACTGTCTATGTATTGCGTCCAACTGAAATCACTCGTTATTCCGATGATGAATTTGCCGAAAATGGCGGACTTGCTACTTTGTGGTTTGAAGCACATGTTAATGGCACACCTATCGAAGATGCAATTATAAATGACGAAGTCAAAGTTCAGTGGTACTATTATATTGATGGTACTAACGACAGACTTTTAGCTAATGATAACAAATTCGCCGGTGTAAGGTCAAACTACTTAACGATTCGCAATTTCCGCGGTATTGACGAAGGGGAATACTACGCTGTAATCGAGGGTCTATGCGGTACTGTTCAAACTAAGTACATGAACATGGAATTGGAACAACTCGGCATTGCATCTACACAACAACCTGAAAACGCGACAGAATGTGTCAACTCCGATGTTACATTGGAAGCGATGGCGACTACTCAAAGCACAAAAAATATTATTTATCGTTGGTCAAAAGATGCTACGCCATTAACTGACAACGCTAAATATAACGGGACTATGACTCGTAGCTTGACTATCAAGGGAATCGATGCCGATGATGCAGGTACTTATTCTGTTACTGCAACATTAGAAGGCACTACTGTATCTCAAAATCTGCTGAAGCAGTTGTAGCTGCGCTTTGGGTCCGACAATAACAGAAGACCTCGAAGACATTGAAGTTGAAGAAGGCGGAACAAATCATGCTTCAAATCGTAGTTGTAAGCAACCCTAACGAAGTATTGAACTATATTTTATATTTATCAGCGAAAGTATTTACTCAGGGTACTGCAATTTCAGGCGAGCCCATTGTTTGACTAAGGACAATGCTCAACCTGAAGACGCCGGTTTTATATGTTCATGGTTACAAACAATTGCGGTGATGTGGAATCAGAACAAATAGAAGTTGCAGTTACATCAGGTACAACCGATGTTACTGACGTTGTCCCGGCGGATACATACTGTCAGCACCGACACCGAATCCTGTCAATGGCGATGCACAAGTAAGCTATTACGTGCCTGTAAGCGCCCAAGTAAGAGTATCGTTGACAGATGCAATCGGCTCGAAAGCAATCGAACTATCCAATGAATACAAAGCAATCGGACAGTACAATTTGAACATTAATTCAAGCACTTTGAATTTGACATCAGGAACTTATTTCTTGATTCTCGAATCGAACGGCAAGAGATTGATGCAAAAAGTATCGGTTGTTAAGTAACAAGTATTACATAAATTACTAAAAAAAAGGGGCTTTACAGCCCCTTTTTTTATGGTATAAGTGAGATTAAATTCGAAAGTTTCTTTGCCGAATCAATTTTGGCTTTGAATTATCAATCAAAGTCCGCTGGTCGCAAACGATTGTTATAATTTGACGACATTACGTAGCCATATGCACCGACATCGCGAATAATCATCAAGTCCCCAATCTCAGCCGCAGGCAAATGAACAGATTTTGCAAATACATCAGAATTTTCGCAAATCTGACCACATAAATTTACAACTGTGTCCTCTCCTTCCTTTCCGTAGATATAAGTTCTATGGTATGCACCGTACAATGCCGGACGAAGAAGAGTGGACATACCGGCATCAACACCGACGAAGTTTTTGTAGCTGTGCTTTGTACCCGTTACTTGAGTGATAAGCCAGCCGGCATCAGCAATCAAATATCTTCCGGGTTCGAGATAGAGGTAAGGTTCGCCAAATCCATATTTTTGGCACTTTTCTGTAAAAATTTCAGTGACAAGTTCAGCAGTTTTTTCAATGTCGATAGGCAATTCATCGTCCTCATATGGAATGCCGAAGCCACCGCCGATATCCACAAAATCAGGTTTGGCGCCAATTTGGTCAAAAATATCTTTAGAAATGAGCATCAATTTTTCGACAGTTTGAGCAAAATGATAAGGCTCAAGATTGTTCGAACCGGTCATCATATGAATTCCAAATTTTGAAACCCCCAACTGTTTTGCTTTTTTATATGCCTCAGCAGCGTATTCGTAAGGGATGCCGAATTTCGCATCTGTTCCGCCTGTAGTGATACCTTCGTATCCACCTTTACCGACGCCGGGATTAATTCTGAATGAGACAATATTTGGTATAAAATGCTCGATTAAACGGTCGAAGGAAGTCGAATCATCAAGATTGATTTGAACACCGAAATTTTTCAAACTTGCAAAATCGTCACGGCTTTCATAATTTCCGGTATAAATAATATCTTGGTCGGCAAATCCTGCCTTCTGGGCAAGCATCACTTCGTTCGGAGATGAGCAATCAGCACCGGAGCCGAGTTGCTTGAAAATATTCAAAATATGAACGTTACTGTTTGACTTGACCGAAAAATGGATTTTCGTCCTTGGATAATGCTTGACAAAAGCATTATAGAGCCGATTATAATTTTCAGTTATTCTTTGCTTGTCATAGACATATAGCGGCGTTCCAAATTCATCGGCAAGTTCGCGAATATCCTTTTGATTTATATGAGTCATATTATTTTTGTCCTAAATTTACGAAAATTTCATTGTCCGTTGTATCATTGAAAAATTCTTTATGCAGCATATTGACTGCTTTTTCGGTATCAATTGCATCAACAATAATGCTAAGATTGACTTCAGAAGCTCCGAAGCTAATCATTGATATGTTTATTCCGGTCAGTGCTCCAAAAAACCGTGCAGCGATGCCCGATTCATTTCTAATTCCATCGCCAACAGCTGAAATAATTGCCTTCCCGGGAAAAACTTCAACATTAGAAAACTTTTCTAATTCTTTAATAGCCGCATCGAGCGAAGGTCCGTTATCAACAGTCATCGAAATACTCACCTCAGACGTAGCTACTAAATCAATCGGAATTTGATGCTTTTTGAATATATCAAACACATTAGCCAAAAACCCAAATGTACCGAGCATTCTATTGGAAGTTACATTTATAACTGTTACATTCTCGCGAAAAGCAATAGCTTTGATTCTATTTTTCCAACTCGAATGAGCAATTATCTTGGTTCCTGTATTTTCGGGTTTAAATGAATTGAGTACAAAAACAGGGATTTCTGCTTCTACAGCCGGAAAGATTGTCTTGGGGTGCAAAACTTTTGCACCATAAAATGCAAGTTCAGCGGCTTCATCGTAGGAAATTTCCCTGATTAATTTGGTATTTGGCACTTTTCTCGGGTCACTTGTCAAGATTCCATCAACATCAGTCCAAATCTCGAGCCTTTCGGCTTTCAATGATTGAGCAATAAGTGCTGCAGTATAATCTGAGCCGCCTCTGCCGAGCGTAGAAGTTTGTCCGCTCAAAGTTGAAGCTATAAATCCTCCACAAACACAGAATTGCACTTTCTCTGTATTAAATGCCTCAAATATTTGAATTGCAGTCATTTCTCTTGTTTTATTCAGGTCAACTTCCGCATCAATAAATTTTTCTTCTGTGAAAATCAATTCTCTCGAATCAATATGTTTAATGCTCATTCCGAATTGTGAGAAGGCATCGGCAATAATATACGATGATAAAATCTCGCCTGTAGCCAAAAACACAGCATTAGAACGAGGTGTAAACTCGCGTATGATCACTAAAGCATCTAAAATTAAGTTTAATCGATTCAATGTGCTATTGATAAATTCGATAGTTCGGGCGGAGCAATTCAATTTTTGAGCAGTGTTGATATGCCGAGATTTAAGCTCTTCGATAATCGTCGTGGCTCTTGCTGTATTATTTGCTTTAGCTGCATCGAAAAGCTCTATGAGTGAATTTGTAACACCCGAAAATGCTGATACCACTACCACGCTATTCGACTTTTCATTTTTGCAAATGTCAATAACTCTCAGAATAGCAATATCATCTTTAACCGATGTACCGCCAAATTTTTTGACTATCATATATTAACTCAAGATATATAAAATGAATTGTGACAAACGGTTATTGACCTTTGATATTTTTAAAATTGATTTTTGGAGCAAAACAACAGTAGAGTCAGAATTATATATTATATTTGTTAATTGAAAATGTAAAATATTAAATTAGAAAAAGAATATGGTAAATTCCTCGCTAACAAGACTCAGTATTATAAATGCTGAATATTACGCCTACCATGGTGTCAAACCCGAAGAAAAAAAGTTAGGCGGCAAATATGAAGTTGACCTCGATATGTATTACGACTCAACTACTGCAATAATCAAAGACGACGTCCAAGATGCAGTCAATTACGAAGAAGCACTATTTTGCGTGTCGGAGGTTATCAATGGCACAGAAAATTACAATTTGGTCGAAACAATTTGCAACGAAATTCTGAATATGTTGATGGATAAATTCGAGCACCTTTTGTCGGCAACTGTACGTGTCCGTAAGCTCAATGTGCCGATGAGACGTGTAGTCGGTTATATTGAAGCAGAGCAAACAATCGAAAGAGAATAATTACCGCTTTATAAAATAATCTTCATGAACAATCAGAAATAATCGCTTGTGCCAATTGTTAATGACATCGTTTTATCTTTGGGTTCTAATATTGGTGACAGATTAGCAAATCTATCACTTGCTATTGATTTGTTGAGAAGCTCGGAAATCGTTAGCAAAGTAGTAACATCATCAATTTACGAAAGTGAGCCCGTTGACGAAGCCAATCAGGCGAATTTCCTCAATTTGTGCCTTTTGGGCAAATCCGAGCACACTGCTTTGGAATTACTCGGGTTTCTCAAATCTGTCGAGCACTACGTTGGACGGCAAATACGAAAACGATGGCACGAACGTGAGATTGATATTGACATAATTTTTTTCGGCG includes:
- a CDS encoding immunoglobulin domain-containing protein; this translates as MFKFRLSATLILVGLFFAIFGAMTNRADAQDYCEPSYSDAGIYMWISSVEMTTPFGKMSNTAGATAKPGYTYYDKFTTNAKRGDRVDFLVKFYSSYPQEMAIFVDWDQDGEFSKSEMVIYTDYSYSGGGYQGYFTVPDDVKTGVTRMRIMTEYSYMGQMPTDPCYTSYAYGECEDYNFKVLPNAPDAQVTAITSPTKPWRIGNSPINVTLRNNNEYIMKDCKLDWYVNDQFQGTYNWTGTLDDGQSTTVNIGNFDFDYPADGPYGPFEVKVITRNPNGYEKDEDPSNDQYISYITPILNDVGVVGFFGPPEGFGPGVTQVRARVRNYAPKPLTSVTINWSMDGVDQTPVTLTGLNIPRDEHADLVLGTYNFYVKTPLGPFAVECVTSNPNGVADEDAANDKYVGGIGPSLAAGKYFIGATNSQFSSPAEAASYINSSGVFGPGKVTFEIRPGTYTGQVVLNSPLPNKNEIEFIGGSNFPENVVLAGNPTAQNNFVVLLDGLDNITFRNMTIRNNNDASSGAGIIVSAKNVKGLNLQSVNFFGVANSPRYNAGYAIMNMSNSSPVNITHCSFNGGSVGFYNAVSSFNNPTINVKNSNFMNFSWLGIHNQIMPNVVGSNVEFSFNRFDYTSGTVPVGAIASWNSTTIANNEFSGISGTGAPNEAVIYVNHTSQSLSNPAEILSNTIVGCTNINGIYAVGAHTLIDKNYVNISQSVNYGYALVKAENASGAIGNNQLLGSNIYGMNLINSPELGIFYNSVVTESSFYPTIMSSSAGSIMRNIFMNIGTASVLQVGMVENSNQNIFYTNGETLISDNGVNRDLPSWQEEGYDQDSHFEFTEFISTSDLHVKVYSPNLLFGTPLFDYTDGYAHTVELSDFDGSIRNSYFAGSHELLMEVALITQSEGIVNCVNSTDNYISVTSAIGYDAPMNYQWYKDGVPVPGATEPILFFNDLQHHQAGLYHARIGGPGATPRIYSAPVTVYVLRPTEITRYSDDEFAENGGLATLWFEAHVNGTPIEDAIINDEVKVQWYYYIDGTNDRLLANDNKFAGVRSNYLTIRNFRGIDEGEYYAVIEGLCGTVQTKYMNMELEQLGIASTQQPENATECVNSDVTLEAMATTQSTKNIIYRWSKDATPLTDNAKYNGTMTRSLTIKGIDADDAGTYSVTATLEGTTVSQNLLKQL
- a CDS encoding T9SS type A sorting domain-containing protein gives rise to the protein MPVSAQVRVSLTDAIGSKAIELSNEYKAIGQYNLNINSSTLNLTSGTYFLILESNGKRLMQKVSVVK
- the lysA gene encoding diaminopimelate decarboxylase, with amino-acid sequence MTHINQKDIRELADEFGTPLYVYDKQRITENYNRLYNAFVKHYPRTKIHFSVKSNSNVHILNIFKQLGSGADCSSPNEVMLAQKAGFADQDIIYTGNYESRDDFASLKNFGVQINLDDSTSFDRLIEHFIPNIVSFRINPGVGKGGYEGITTGGTDAKFGIPYEYAAEAYKKAKQLGVSKFGIHMMTGSNNLEPYHFAQTVEKLMLISKDIFDQIGAKPDFVDIGGGFGIPYEDDELPIDIEKTAELVTEIFTEKCQKYGFGEPYLYLEPGRYLIADAGWLITQVTGTKHSYKNFVGVDAGMSTLLRPALYGAYHRTYIYGKEGEDTVVNLCGQICENSDVFAKSVHLPAAEIGDLMIIRDVGAYGYVMSSNYNNRLRPADFD
- the lysC gene encoding lysine-sensitive aspartokinase 3, with the protein product MIVKKFGGTSVKDDIAILRVIDICKNEKSNSVVVVSAFSGVTNSLIELFDAAKANNTARATTIIEELKSRHINTAQKLNCSARTIEFINSTLNRLNLILDALVIIREFTPRSNAVFLATGEILSSYIIADAFSQFGMSIKHIDSRELIFTEEKFIDAEVDLNKTREMTAIQIFEAFNTEKVQFCVCGGFIASTLSGQTSTLGRGGSDYTAALIAQSLKAERLEIWTDVDGILTSDPRKVPNTKLIREISYDEAAELAFYGAKVLHPKTIFPAVEAEIPVFVLNSFKPENTGTKIIAHSSWKNRIKAIAFRENVTVINVTSNRMLGTFGFLANVFDIFKKHQIPIDLVATSEVSISMTVDNGPSLDAAIKELEKFSNVEVFPGKAIISAVGDGIRNESGIAARFFGALTGINISMISFGASEVNLSIIVDAIDTEKAVNMLHKEFFNDTTDNEIFVNLGQK
- the folB gene encoding dihydroneopterin aldolase, coding for MVNSSLTRLSIINAEYYAYHGVKPEEKKLGGKYEVDLDMYYDSTTAIIKDDVQDAVNYEEALFCVSEVINGTENYNLVETICNEILNMLMDKFEHLLSATVRVRKLNVPMRRVVGYIEAEQTIERE
- the folK gene encoding 2-amino-4-hydroxy-6-hydroxymethyldihydropteridine diphosphokinase encodes the protein MPIVNDIVLSLGSNIGDRLANLSLAIDLLRSSEIVSKVVTSSIYESEPVDEANQANFLNLCLLGKSEHTALELLGFLKSVEHYVGRQIRKRWHEREIDIDIIFFGDLVIQSQNLVIPHERMHERRFVLQPLAEILPNQIHPIFGVTVQNLLEKCSDKSQVKLFKSII